A window of Fusarium fujikuroi IMI 58289 draft genome, chromosome FFUJ_chr10 genomic DNA:
TTGTTATAAACACTGCGATGAACGTGGCGATGATGAACCACCAGAGCGCATCGGTGACAGGTTTGCCCCAGCGGAAGACATCGATGAAGCGTGAATAAAAGGCCAGCAGCCCCAACTTCAAACACCACAAACTACCCAAATCAGCAAATTCCCTCTCAAGCGTAACGGTCCACGTACAACATGGCGTAGAATATCCGCGCCGGTATGAGCAGCTTATGCGAAAGCTCTCTATCCCCATCAATACTCTCCACGCTCTCCCCCCAAGTCTGCGCCTCCGCCTGCGTCGCAGGATCATACGTATGGTCCGGATTCAGTGTGAACGAGAGGAGTATACACACAGCGCGCCCGATGAGCGGTATTATCGCGATGGTCATGTAAAAGTCGTCGATACGCCATCGTCGGTGGCATGTTCTGTGGATGTGGCAGCGGAATATGAGGCGGTACAGACACCTAGCTACGATGAGGGCGACGCATATAGCAGTCGATGCTAACGTGAGGGCTGCGTCCGAGGACGATGCCATGCCTGCTCATGGTGTTGTTACACTGGAGATCATGTCATTGTTGGAAAAGAGAGGGAGATTGTGGAGGAGggcgagatggatggatggatggggtTGGGGGAGGCGAATTGCCGGGTTGCGGGGAACGGGTCGTTACCCAAGGGAAAGGATCTGGGGATCATTCAAATCCCTCGTGAGTGGGCGCTTCGGTTACGGGGTGTGATGTGGAAGGATTCAGACTAGGGCTGTTGAGCTAACGACTGAGCTATCGTTCAACGGGCATCGTTGCGCCCACTTCAAAGCGCACAAGTCAACCTGAGTAATGTTTCTTTGTCTGTGAGAAAGCTTCATTTCGTCACTCTGATCGTTGTGCAAACGGTCGGCGATCCTTGCATTTTGACATGCAGGGGACCTTGCACTGTCTCAGATGAAGGACAAGACTTTTAATTGATGGTGATTTGTTTCTGCGGCGTAGCAGCGTTGCATTTTCTAATTAACGGTTTTGCTCAAAAACTGGGAACGGCGAACTCTAAAATGGCACTGTTGTTTACAGGGCGCGTGCTTCAATCTGGACCGTTTCATCCCCGTTGAAAGCTCATTTTGGTGAATTGGTGACTGGTCTCTGCCGCTTTGACTTTAAGCGCACCGTTCCGAGCGGAAGTCAAAGTGTTGTACAGCGACGATCACAGCAACGGTTGGCGATAAACGAATGTTACGCGTCGAGAAGTGCACGCACAGACTGTCGCTTCGAGACTCGTGATGTCGGTCCGCAAGTTGGTTTAGCGTCGGCTAACTACTGAGCTGAGGAATGGTGGCCTTTTAGTTCATTGACCGCCTCAAGCTCACTCCGCATTTCAATCCTTAAGTATGGCTTGTGACGGAAGGCTGGCGTTGCCATATAGATTCGATCAGATAAATAATTCATTTTCACAAAGAGAACAACGTTTGTTTCCTCTGTAAATAACGGAGCTATTGGTGACTACCCTGTAGCGTAGCATTGTTGCTTAATCATCACAGTAATCACAGATTCACAGTCGTTGGGCAGCAACTCGTCATTTGACTGCCAGCCTTGCGCAAACATGTGCAACTCCTCATAGGAAACAGACGATGATATAAGTGGCCTGAGCCTCTCTGAGTATATTGATGCGCCAGTATCTCGCAGCGGCTGCTGTTGTCATACGCACATAATGTCTAATGATAAACCTCGTCCACCGCCGGCGCCTCCGCTGCCGCCTGCTGTCCCGAAGAAGCAGTCGCAAGCATCTTCCTTTAAGCCGAGAGTGAGAAGAGACCCGGAAGACTGGTTCTACCAGCCTCCTAGGCATGCAGCCCAAGCCGATCTCTTCGAGCCGCCTACAGGGCCTTATTTCGTGTACGGAACACTGATGGATCCAAAGATGCTCGCCGATATCCTCGGGCTGAAAGAAAAGCCCACGATGCGGCCCGCCAAGATCAGAGGCTACGCACGGAAACTCTGGGGACAGTATCCTGCTATGCAAGATGGCCCGCGGGATGCACAAGTCAGTGGTTCTGTGTATCATGTGCAGTCTGTTGCTCATGCGAAGAGATTGGCGCAGTACGAGACCAACAACTACAGAGCCAAGCCATGCCTTATTCAGTATACAGACGGGAAAGAACCTGGTGAGGATTCTGGCCATGTGTTCATGTTCGTTGGTAATCCGCGGGATTTAAAGGAGGGGGAGTTTGATCTGGGAAAATGGTTGAAACGAATGGGACGATCATCTGCATAATGATGCAAAATGTAATTGAGTGAACACTATATCAAAGAGACTTTACTCTATGCCTTGAGCTCTTGGTACATACTTTGGCAATACCCAGAATTACCCTAAGTTTCGTCTCAAACGATTTGTTTAGGTATCTCATTTGGCGGCAAGTTTGTCTGATTAAACCTTTTCTATTACCTTCATATCAACGCAAAGCAGTAAACTAGACAAACTGTACAAATCCAGAAGTCTTCTGCTGCCGGAAATCAGCTGCAAACGACAGACCAAACAGCCGGTTCAGAGCTCCGCTACTCACTCGGTAGTCCGGGCCAAAAACTGACAGATTTAATAAACGACTATTATTTTCCCTCGCAAATGGCCGACTAAGCTCATGTTGTTCCTGTGAGTAGTAACGGTCTAGCTGAACCATTATCGAAGCTTGCTGGGATCAAGATCGAGAGGcatgatgagaaaagaatAACCTTGGTGCACGGCCATTCACGTAAATCAGCCAGAGAGTGTATCGGGCTTTGAGCTGTTTTTTCGATTGATTGGAGGCTTTATCGTTCTATTTTTTATCGTCTTAAGAGACTCCATCTTAAGAAAGTCAATCATCAGATAATCACCAACTGgtaaattatacttattataagattTAGATTTTGAAAAGAGCTCTGCTTAGAGAGTATTGCCGTCAAGCTTATGATGACCTAAAATGGCGTTAGAGAACAGGGATTTCTAAATCCTTTTCAGACTTATCTTGATATCAACgaaactataataaagaacGTTCACATTCTTTCACTTGTACTACTCCACGCAGTTCAGTCAGTTGGTTTATCAGACATGTCTGAAGATACTGTAGGTGGCTCGATCCGGACATCCAATAGCTTGGGACATTATTAACTTAACACCTGAAGTATACATATCATTACTTCCTTGTCATTGTCTCATGTAACCTCAGCCTGTATTCTCCTCCCACTTCGCACAAATGGCCAGAAAGTTCCATATTTCTCGGTCCAACCCGAAGTGGGATCACCACGGCAAGCAGTAGTGTTGCATTGAGCGTGCGATAGAGGGTTGGTGTTGCATTATCTCACCTGCATGTGCCGCAGAGTCTTTTGGGACCAGCCCATGTATGCAGCACGCTCGGGACAGCCAAGAACCGTGATACGGAATGAAAAGGTTCGAGCACGTGGTATGCTAGCTATATTGACTGTGAACCTACTCCTTATCTCGGTGCTGACAGTGGTTCGACTTCTCACAGCCTTCAGCGTTCGGAGTATCCCACTTGGTTTGTAACCATCTTGTAAGATAACGGAGCCGGCCGTGCCGAAAATCGATCGGAAGGCCTCCGGAGGATTCATGAGCATAGAGATGAAGCGGGAACAGGAGTGACACCATTGCATGGTCTGTGAACATCGGGCAAGTTGATATCGTGCTGAGATAACCTTGTGGCGAATGCCAAGGAATAGACTGCCTACGTTCCGTTTAGGCAATTTTGAAGGTGCATCTGTCATTCACTAAGCCGAAGCAACcgcagaaaaagaaaaatgcAACGGGCATGGCACCAGACAGCTGGCACGGGGTTTCATGAGTCACAACTGGGTCGTCACAGATCTTGTTCAAGTTCGTTTAAGTAAAAGTTTTGGCTTAGGCAATGTAGTAAGTAATCTGGTACGTAATTGAAATGATACCATAAACACGATATAAGTAATGCTGAAACAAGAACAACCCAATAATCACGTGCCTTGTCTCTCTCACTCTTATATCATCATGCCGAAATCACCAGGAGTAGGCATCCACCTCAAGTTCAAACACAGTCTTAGAGTTGCGTCCAATGCCAGAAACAACAGCTCGGACATCATCACACAGGGACCCAGGGCCTGATACCACGATACCGACTCTCTTCCAGCCTGCTGATGCCTCTTCATCGAtgagagcagcaacatcaaatCTTGAGCCAATTCTAATGTCGGTCTGTGCAGTGTTCACGGCATCAAGGCCTGGCTCGATCTCGTTGACGAGGCATCGGGCTTCTGCTTTGACGCTCCATGCCAGCTTGACGTTCCAGTGATTGTGAATGAGTGCAAACAGACTAGTGataccaacaccaccagcgatgagaagaagtctgtCGCAACGCAGGACCTGTCGTGTGTCGCTGCCAGGATAAGGACCCTCCAAGAAGGTGAGTAAGCGGTCATGGCTCTCGAGATACTTTGTGATACCGGTCGACTTTTTGATGAAGAGCGTGACTCCAGCTGAGATCTCGGCCGAGGCTGATGACTGCCTGACCACTGCAATCTGAGTCGTCGacttctcaatatcttctAATCCCGAGGAAGCGCCTGGTGAGGTTGGAGATCCAGGCGTAGCTGAGGTTCCGCGTCGTTGAAGTGCAACCGTGGGAATTACGGAGAATGGATGATTCTCCCAAGGTCGCATCGGAGCAAGTGTTGGAAAGTAGACAAAGACATGCTTTCCAGGATCCAAACCCCAGCGAACGCTTGGGACATCAACTCGAACGTAACCAGCTCCAATGTCCTTAACCTTGGATCTCAGAATACCCAGTCTGATTACTCGTACGATTCGAACAAGGCGCTCAAAACCCCAAAGAGCAATGGCAAGGTAAAGCCAGATCTCGTGTCCAGTTGTGTAACCGGGAGAGTGGAGACGAATAGAGGCATATCGCAGCATGAGATGATACCAGCATCCGACAATGACAAGCGCAGCAATGAGGATGTGCATAAGCAGGAAAAGCTCATAGTTGGCCTTTCGAACATAAAGTCCACTACCAAGGCAGGTAATCACAGTGAAGATGACAGCGACCGAGCCCCAGCGTCTCCAGTCAGTAGTACCCATTTTGTCAGAGCCAACCAGGACGAAAATGGCGTGCAGGACAGCGAGAAGAGCAAAGGTTCGGCCAATCCATCGGTGAAGTAGGATAAATGTCGAGCGTGACCAATTAGACAGCCACAAGAGGAGGTTATTCCTCGAGGGGAAGAGGATGATTAGCGGAAGTAAGGCAAATGCAAGAGCTCCAGTGCGGTAGACAAGGTACGCAAGTAGTTCTCTCCGTTCACCCATGAATCTGGCATGCGGCTGACGGAGCTCGTAGTCGATGGCGGTAAAAACAACGACGAGAGCAAGGATCAAGGCGATATATAGACCTTGACCAACAGAGGGAGCATTACCCAGTTTGAATGGTAGAGGACGTACGGAGTAGGTGCCGATCATGCTTGGATAGAGGATGTATGGTTTGAGTTTATCATAGACTGATGGGATGAGAGGGAGGTATCCGGACCAGGTCATCAGAATCGGTATTCCAACGGCAATGACAACAAGAATGATGCTGTACAAGTTAGTAATTTTCATCTCTGGGGAAACTGAGTAACATACCCGTATCGTGCTCCCATTATCATCTCATGGTTCGTCGCCCAGAGTGAGTTCCATTGACTGAGATATGCGACTGGCGGAAGAGCTGATGTCTGGTTGAGAACCTTGTCTGTCATGTTGAGTTGATAACGAGGTGGTTTCGGATCAACTTCCATGAGAGCCTGGGAGTACGACCACTTTGCGGGCACGAACTTGCTCCCTGTAATCCACTCCTCCCAGTAACCTTCAATCTTTGACAACTTTTCATCGCCGCAATTTTCACTCATACACCAAGCCACCGATGTTAAGAAGGCGGTGTCGTTGGCTCGACAAGCTGGTGGAGTCGCCATGTGTCCATCGTGCATGCTTGAGCAGGGTAGCATCAGAGGAGTAAAGGATCGAAGACATGCTTCAGCGCAGACAGGATCGTACGAAGTCAATCCATATCCCTCAAGTCCCTGAGCGTATGTTGAACTGACTTGAAGTGCCAGCAGCAGTGAGAGGGAGTTTAGCAGTGCCATGCTGCCGCTACCCCATTGACGGTTCATGGTAGGATGTTCAAAATGATATCAAAAATATTCGCAGATTGCGCAAAGATGAGATCATCCAGTGATAATTTATAGAATAGAATAGCGGTGATATAGCTTTGAGTTTGTGTTATGGACAGGCCGGTGGATGACACCTGCTTTATACATCGACGTGCCATCATCGAGCCCAACCAGGCTGGCGGGCCCAGACCTCGACCAGGATATtcaagcaacaccaacaccagatCACATCACAACGTTACTACCCATACGCCCAATGCTTCAGTTGCATCATCCCGCTTCGACTCCGGCCATCGTGATTCATCCCAAGAATCCCCACGGGGAAACTCTAATTCCTCGCTCCAGAACCTCTATCAAAACCAAAACTTCTCCGCCTGCTTCCGGGTCCTGTTTCGGTCATCGGCCCATTGCAGGCCCGATTAACCGTCTAGCCGCTTGCTCCGTTCGCTGCATGCCTCGATGGACATCTCTTGGCAGGTCATGCTGAGAACTTGTGGTGAAATTGCGTGCCAGATCAGCGTTGCAGTGCAGTTGGCCCTTCCGGAGTGGGAGCCGAGATTCTTAGATACCTGGAAGCACGGGAGCTTGTGCCGTCTATTGAGATTCAAAGAGTCATTTGACTTCTACTATCTGGAACTTAAGGTCCATCGATGATTCTCGATCTTTATTATCTTGCTGTAAGTGAGTGTTGGCTTCCAAGACATCTTATCGCCGATCAAGGAATTCGGAAGACCACATTCCGAAAACCAATATCTCACTTAATAAACACTTATTGGATAACCTGGGCGACCCAATCCGGACCGTATTATATTACTACCCCGAATATTGACGTCGGTCATTTAGCCGGGGCTATTGATCTTGATCAGATAACCAACCCTATCGGTAAACTCGGCGacttctttttaagcttacGCGTTTTGAGAGAAAATCTGGATTCGAGAACGAGGGTATCGTTCGATGTCTTATATTCATTCGATTCAACGTCATTAACGGCCTCGGAGGAAGACATTCCGCGTCCCATATCGTCGACGGCAGATCTGGTTAAAGATCGACGAATCGTGAAACTCGAGGTACTTTGCCGAAATTTGCTTAGTAAATGTTTCATAAACAAGGCTAATAACCGTGCCCCTTTGCTATTCATGCGGGAAAAACTTTAATCAGATGAACTGCCGTAAACGTACCAAGTTTTCGCTTACAAGGGCTTTTGCTTCGCTACTATCGACATTTTGGGAAGCTGGCAATTGCGAAAATGAGACTTGATAAGGTAAATGATAAGGATAACGAGTCATTTGGCTTGTTTAGAAGGAGGTACGGAGTAGCCAAGAGCGGTGTAGCATTCTCAAGTAGGGTAAGGTTACAGCGAACGAAGTATTTACTGCAATAGTGTCTTTTTCGGGTGTATACCACAGGAAGCCTGCCTCAAAATGAAGGTACTTTTGCCGTGTAGCCGGCAACCATGTTTGAAAGCATCGTGGACCTCTGCAAAGTATATGTAGTTGGCCTGGATGACACCTCTGTCTATGACTTCCCAAGATTTATTTGGTCTTTTGCTCATTTGTAATCTTTGAACAAAGTCGGATTTTGCCAGACAGAGACCTAATAGCCAAAGCTTTTGTGAAATTCTTTTCCCGCAACCTTCCTTGAGTATGATGAAATACTTGTAGTCATCACAAGACCCTGAAGGCTCTACTAAGTCTTGAATAAAGATAGAAGCGTCTTCCTATTTCCGTTGTCGACCAAAGGATATACGTCGAGAAATCCAAGCACGAAGTCCTATGACCTGGTAAGGGACAGTAATTGTCCACTATGCGAACTTTCTGATGTATAAGGTTCCTGTCAAGGTTGATTGCACCGATGCTGGTATACTATCGCTTGAGAAAATgtagaaagaaaagaggtagAGTAAATGAGGAGGGTATATCCATGtgacaagatggagagaTTCCCTCGATATTCCTTCCGTGATATTTTGTAGCCAAGCTTCACCCCATTTGTGTACTTCACCTTTGTGGcctggaggctgaagcctcttttgacccctcaaccttatcacgGAGACTGTAGTAGGGGCTTGTCAAGTATAGATGGATGAAATTTAATCTGTTACTCAAGCAGTAGCTCACCTTCAGCAACGGGATTATTCCAGAACTGGATCCGACTTATTTTCCAATATTTTGAGATTTATTGAGTGTCGAAGGAATAGACCAGTAAATCCAGTCGACATACAGAAAGACACTTACCGTTTGCCATAAGTGAATGCTCTATATGTCAGTCTTTGTCATGGAGGCCTTTTGAACCGTCATTTGGAAAGTCAATTGGGTGGCAGCCCCTACGGCTACTATCCGTACGAGCGAGTCACTGGCATTCTACCCTTCTCTGTGGTGATATAAGCTGTCAGCCACATACCTCAACTGCAAATGAAACATTCTTTTCCATCCGCTCTGGATGCCGCCTCACctgttcatcatcagatgCAATCCGATAACTGCTGTATCCCCCACGtggctcatcatcttttAGACCTGCCTCTTTCGGCGACCATTGTCTAATTTCCGGCATTATTCCCGGTGATCTGATAGTAGTTCCGCGCAGCACACTGCGAGATAGACCGAGATGCACAGGCATCGCCGATGCAAAGGCGGACTCTCCTGTTGCAGACACTATCATACGTCAAAAATACCTCTCGTGTTGACTTGAACTTGTTATTCTATGGGCCATTGACAGGTCAACTTGCAGCGTCGCATTCTGCCAACATGCTGGTCCACCGACCCCACGAAACAACAAAAGAACCAGGACAAGCCGTATTGAGCACTGAAACCGCTCTCAATAAATCACTGACCACGtttatttatactttgaATCCGACTCATCCGATATATCGCCTCAAAAATGAAGGGTTATGCGTTAAGGGTTCATCTcaaatagatagatatgtGATCCATGAGGAATGCTCTCATTAGATGAACAGGGTTGTTAGTGGAGTTCGTCTGAAACCCCAACCTTCAGCCGCAGTCCTTCATCTGCTTGCATTTTGCAATCCTGGCACGAGCCAACCAGCAGTATTCTCAAGCGAGAGGAATGTGGAATGACGAAAGTCCCATTTGTGAAAAATCAAGGTTGATGATCGGCCGTTTCATATGCCAAAACGAAACGGTCCATCAGTCGGACCGGCAAATCATGTTCAGGATTGTTCTCCATCGCGGAAATCTGCAGGATGGATCGGTGCTGGATGGAGAGATCGGGCGGATGTATTCCGTTGTTATCAGGCCATGTGCGCAGGTATGTGAATGGAGTATAATCCTTGCTAACCTTGATTGAAGACATATATATCCAAGACATTAGACGGTATTatgtctcttctttcggCTCTACAAGTGCAGTCAAATAGACGTTCACTTCATTTGAACAGAAATACCTGTCTCAAACATGCATCTGAAATCAGTATTGCCATTCTTTCTCGCCGCAGCAGAAGCATGGACTCCACAGTCTAGAGGTTAGTAAATCAACGTCATCATCAGGGTGCACATACTCACTTCATGTAGCTATTGCAGAGGCCAACGGTGAGAAAATCACTGAACGATGGCTCCCAAACGATGACAAAATCCGGGGCGTCAACCTCGGTTCACAATTCATCATCGAACGATGGATGGCTGAAGAATCATGGAAGAACATGGGCTGCAGTGCCTACAACGACGAATGGGCATGCGTCAAGGGCATCGGCCAAGAAAAAGCCAATGCCGCTTTCAAGAAGCATTGGGAGACTTGGATCACAGAAGATGACATTAAACAGATTGCAAGCATTGGTCTTAATGCCGTTCGTATTCCTGTTGGATACTGGATGTACGAGGACATCATCCAGAAAGGTGAATACTGGCCTCGCGGCGGTATTTGGCATCTTGACCGTATTGTCGGGTGGTGTAAGAAGCATGGCATCTACGCGGTCATCGGCCTCCATTCTGCGCCTGGTATCAGTTCGCCGAATGAGCAGTTCACCGGCCATGTAAGCGACTATctcacatcatcaagcatctACTAACCAAGTTGCAGTCCATCCCCAACCCTGGATTCTATACTGCGGAGAACTATGAGAGGGCCTTTAAATTTCTTGAGTGGATGACCAAGCGCATCCATACTAATGGGAACTACACTACCGTTGGCATGCTTGAGGTTCTGAATGAACCCGTACGTGCCGGAAAGTGGAAGGCTGAGGCAGATGATATGATCAAGAATTACTACCCTGGTGCATACAAGCGCATCCAGGCCATGGAGGGTTATCTGAAGGTTCCCAAAGCCGATCGACTGCACATTCAATACATGGTAAGTAGCATCCATGATTAAGGAATTTCCTGAATCCCACGCTGACTCAATCGCAGGGCAAAAGTTGGGGCGCAGGTGACCCAAGACAATACCTCCCAGATGAcgatctcatcttcttcgatgCCCACCGCTATCTATCCTTCGACAACAGGATAGCTGGCAATAAGAAAGCATACATTGAAACTGCCTGCAAGGACGACATGGGCCAGCACGTCTTCGTCGGTGAATGGTCCCTGTCAGTTAACTCAACATTGAAGAACACCGACGAGTTCAAGATCGAGGGCCAGGAAACATGGTACAAGGCTTACTGGGCTGCTCAAGCTGAGTCTTTTGAGAAAGGCGATGGATGGTTCTTTTGGTCCTGGAAGTGTGATGGAGAGCTTGGGAAGAAGGATTGGCGATGGTGTTATCAAGCTGCTGTCGCTGCGGG
This region includes:
- a CDS encoding related to ferric reductase Fre2p, whose product is MNRQWGSGSMALLNSLSLLLALQVSSTYAQGLEGYGLTSYDPVCAEACLRSFTPLMLPCSSMHDGHMATPPACRANDTAFLTSVAWCMSENCGDEKLSKIEGYWEEWITGSKFVPAKWSYSQALMEVDPKPPRYQLNMTDKVLNQTSALPPVAYLSQWNSLWATNHEMIMGARYGIILVVIAVGIPILMTWSGYLPLIPSVYDKLKPYILYPSMIGTYSVRPLPFKLGNAPSVGQGLYIALILALVVVFTAIDYELRQPHARFMGERRELLAYLVYRTGALAFALLPLIILFPSRNNLLLWLSNWSRSTFILLHRWIGRTFALLAVLHAIFVLVGSDKMGTTDWRRWGSVAVIFTVITCLGSGLYVRKANYELFLLMHILIAALVIVGCWYHLMLRYASIRLHSPGYTTGHEIWLYLAIALWGFERLVRIVRVIRLGILRSKVKDIGAGYVRVDVPSVRWGLDPGKHVFVYFPTLAPMRPWENHPFSVIPTVALQRRGTSATPGSPTSPGASSGLEDIEKSTTQIAVVRQSSASAEISAGVTLFIKKSTGITKYLESHDRLLTFLEGPYPGSDTRQVLRCDRLLLIAGGVGITSLFALIHNHWNVKLAWSVKAEARCLVNEIEPGLDAVNTAQTDIRIGSRFDVAALIDEEASAGWKRVGIVVSGPGSLCDDVRAVVSGIGRNSKTVFELEVDAYSW
- a CDS encoding related to SPR1-exo-1,3-beta-glucanase precursor, translating into MHLKSVLPFFLAAAEAWTPQSRAIAEANGEKITERWLPNDDKIRGVNLGSQFIIERWMAEESWKNMGCSAYNDEWACVKGIGQEKANAAFKKHWETWITEDDIKQIASIGLNAVRIPVGYWMYEDIIQKGEYWPRGGIWHLDRIVGWCKKHGIYAVIGLHSAPGISSPNEQFTGHSIPNPGFYTAENYERAFKFLEWMTKRIHTNGNYTTVGMLEVLNEPVRAGKWKAEADDMIKNYYPGAYKRIQAMEGYLKVPKADRLHIQYMGKSWGAGDPRQYLPDDDLIFFDAHRYLSFDNRIAGNKKAYIETACKDDMGQHVFVGEWSLSVNSTLKNTDEFKIEGQETWYKAYWAAQAESFEKGDGWFFWSWKCDGELGKKDWRWCYQAAVAAGVIPKDAGKAKSLSPCARYTK